ATATATGGGAAAGAAATACTATCATCATCATTATCTGAGTCTTGATCATGTTGATGATCGAACTCGCTACCAGAGTTATTCTCATCATTTATGTTAATCATCTCATCCTCATTTTCAAGGatgtcatcatcaataaagatGTCATCGTCAATTGGTTGGGTAAGGTATTGATGTGATAGAATAGAGGGATCAACGGGGAAATGTTGTTCATCAACTCGATGCAATGGATTCGGTATGGCTGAGTCACTCTCCCTAATAGGCCCATAGTTGTTGCCATTAGCGTCACCCTCATCTTCTAATGGACCCCTAGAggattcatcatcatcatcctcatccTCTCCAGGGGTCATCGACCGAATGTTGAAAACAATCCTACTCGTAATCTTATGTACAATATGCCAACTACCCCCTAAGGTCGGGTCTTTTAGGTAAAACACTTGCAATACTTGGCATGCTAAGGCGAAATGCTCATCTTTATATAATTGCCTAGCCGTATTAACACTAATTATATGGTCCCTAACACGTATCCCCCTCCTTGGGTCACCAATGTCCCACCAAACACAGCTAAACAAGTAAACCTTACTCCAACCCATATAGTGTAATTCTATAATGTCATTCAATACACTGTAGTAGTCAATGGAGGTTCCCTGATGCTCGCCATTGAATACCACCCCGTTGTTTTGGGTTCGACGATACTTTTCACATATGGAACTGAATATCATTCATTATACATCTAGCATATGATCCAACCCATGGATCGGGACCACATGCTAATGCGTAGACGTCATTGGTGATGTCACCCGAACTAAATGCACACAACTCTCGAATCTGCTTGGAAAAAGGTAGGACAGAAGATAGGGTGTGTGACAAACTCGCTATATTAATAAACTAGAAATGTAGAAAATGATAGATTAATAAATCTTACACGTGATTTGAACCATGATGGGAATTGATTTTGGTGCCCACGGTCGATGTTATTGGGGTCCTCCTTTTTGATCTTGTTATAGTGCTCCCTGCATCAATGAAGAGGAAGGATAACATTATACGACATCAATGAAGGGGTAGGATAACATATGTTCTAAATGTTACAAGgggaatgataaaattatatgaCATCAATAAAGGAGTACTTACTCAATGTATTGCTCAACCTTTATACAATTATTAAGAACATACCACTAGGCCTTGGCCATTTGTGTGTCTAGTAATCTGTGAGAGATAAATTTTCCCAACGGGCGGACCTTTTGTGAAAAAATGGATAAACGTAGATCCCTGCTTGACTCAGTTGAATCAACAACTAAATCATTGTTGCGTTCACCTCAGTTAAATCTAGTCTCAATATCATGAAGGTACATAAAGCAAAATATTAGGCACTCAAGATGAACATATGTCTCAGCAATTGAGCCTTCTAGACGGGCTCTATTTTGAACATACCGCTTAAACTTCCCTAGATACCTCTCAAACGAGTACATCCATCTGTATTGCATAGGCCCTGCCAGTAATGCCTCCTCTAGCAAGTGAATTGTAAGGTGCACTATGATATCAAAAAATGCAAGAAGGAAGATTATCTCTAATTTACAGAGGATAATGGGGATGTTAGCTTCAAGCTGATGCAACACTGAGTAGGTCAAAGTTCGTGAACATAACTCCTTAAAGAACAAGCTTAGCTCTATCAAAGCTTGACGAACATTGGGTCGTAAAAACCCACCAATCACAACCAACAACAGTGCTCGCATAAATATATGACAATTGTGTCTCTTCATTCCTTTGATTTTTCCTTCACTAATATTGACACATGCAATATTAGCGGCAAAACTATCAGGAAATTTGACTTCTGAAAACCATGCACAGAATCTTCATCACTCATTTAAGTTTAACATATAGCATGGAAGACTCAAAGACACATGGTCACCCACATGTTGTAGTGTTATTCTTTTCTTAGCCAAAGATCAGCCAAATCCCTACGGGCATTAGCAGAGTACTTActttttccttcaatattcaTCAACGTTTCTAACATATTATTGCAtatgtttttctcaatatgcattacgtcGAGGTTATGTCTCAATCCCAAGTCTAGCCAATAGGGAAGCTCAAAGAAGATactttttttgtccaattaagTTCGTTGGGCATCTGTTTCCTCTCTGTGGTAGATTTACCAATCTGAACATGTGAGAACCCTAGTAACTATTGGAACAAATCCTCTCTAGTGACCCTAGATGGTTGGAGCTAGTGTTCAACGTACCCATTAAAAGCACATTTTTTTCATCTCCAATTGTGGTCTCGCGGCAACCATCATCGATGACCCATATAGCAATGCTTGTGGCGATAGACCAACCACGTGGAATCTGTGTCAGCTCTACATGCAGGGCATGCCATCTTGCCCTTTGTGCTCCACCTAGAAAGATTGGCATATGCGGGAAAGTTATTGATAGTCCAAGTACGGAAGCATGCAATTTAAACATTTGTCCATTGCATGCATCATATGTATTAATACCTTTTTCCCATAACTCTATCAACTTATCCATAAGAGGGCGCAAGGATACATCAATATCATTTTCTGGTGCCTTAGGGCCCGAAATTAGTAATGACAACATGGTGTATGGATCTTTTATGCATGACCAAGGGAGCAAGTTGTAAGGAATGAGTAATACCGGCCAAATGCTGTACGGTTTGCTCATGTTGTTGAATGGGTTAAAACGATCACTTACTAGACCAAGTCTAACATTTAGAGGATCTTGAGAAAACAACCCATGTCTATTATCAAAGTCTTTCCATACCCTAGAATCAGCTAGATGTGTCATGCAAATTGGATTGTCAACACGTTTTTCTACATGTCATCTCATGGCTTTGGCTGTTTTCTTTGACATAAAAATCCTTTGCAAACACAGCTTTAGAGTGAAAAATTGGAGAAATTTTTGGGGTATCCAATATTGGTTACTTATGCTTGAAATCTACCTAGATGCACTACATTTAGGGCATTCATTGTACTCAATATTTTCCTTCTAAAATAAGGCACAATCATTTAGACAAACAtcaatctttttgtaactaaaGCCTAAACCACGCTCTAATCAGCGAGCGTCATTATATGAGTTGGGGAAAACAGCTTCCGGGAATGCTGCTTGCAATAACTTGATAACCATATCAAAGGACTTCACCGTCCAACCACCAATTGTCTTGATGTGAAGCAACTTTACTATAAATGACAGCTTTGAGAACTTTGAACTTGAAGGATAAAGTGGTCGTCGTGCATCAGAAACCAACTCCTCGAAACTCAGGTTTGTTGGAGTAGTCGAGGTGTGCGGTTCATCATCAATGtatgcatctccatcatttgtAGCTCAATTATCCATAAACGACCCCATTCGAATGTAATCTAAAAGATCGTCCACGTCATCAATATACTCATTAACATCTAATGCATCATCACCTTCATCCTCAGAAAATGTAGTGTAGGAACGAATCATCTTCTCTATGGAATATCCATTCAGTATAGTTTGGATCAATCCCTATGATAAACAAATGATTTTTCACTAGATTAAAAGGTTGAAAAGCTTTATTTTGGCATCGCTTATATGGACATCGGATGCGATCTGATCCCAATGAATTGGCTTGCGCCAAAATCATGAATTGTCTAACACCTTCACCATATCCATTGGACTGCAATCTATCTTTAATATGCATCCATGTTTCATCCATCTAATGGTTGGAAAACACTGTAGTTAGTAAGGGTGATAACAGGAAAATTGCAATTTCCACCAAAAACGCACATAGATGGATTATCTTGCGATACTCATTGACAAAGGTAAATGTAGTCTGAAGGGCTAAAAAGGGTTCGGTATAAAATTGAACATTACACAAATAATATGAGATTGGGTAACTACCTTACAATGGCAGTTTTGGGATATTAACAAAGACATCTATTTTCTATGGCCGTTGAAATTCTCTTTAAACTAGTTAAAACCTAGGTTTGGTCTTAATGATGGCAAATCCTAATGTGTGTTCCCTAATGTATTTGGATTCCAAAGTGGAAGGGATTCGATGGATAATCATTGTATTTAAGTGTAATGCATGCTGGGCTCTCTTGTTATGGTATTGAAAAATGCCATAATAAACCTTTATGCAAATTGAGCAAGGGCATGATCCACAACAGTAGCATTGgtaattttgtttttggtgtGTCATTATCTATGTATTCTATGTTCTCTATAAGATGTTTAACTTAGTTCTTCTTATTGTGGTCTTCAATACATAGGGTACTACAATCAATTGATGGACCTATATATAATTCATGAAAATAAACTGGATTGTATGCAACCATATAAGgcttttaaaaatttcattgaATTGATAGCAAAATTAAGATCATGGGACAAAATCAATATTCTTAAAAATCTTCACTAACTAGTTTAAATGTCATTTTCccccaaatttattttattaaaaagaatatcattTTTCGACCATggccaaacaaaaaacaaataaacactCATAGACACGTAAGTAGGCAATTTAGTAAAAGGAAATAAGAACACAGGTCTAtagtcacatttttttttttttttgatcggtgaCGTTTGCAGTCACATTATTAAGAGGAAGACGTACAGTTAATTTTCAAGGATAACAAAAGGAGACCAATCATGACAGATCAATACATCCATTAGTCATCAAATATAAGAATAatatgagttgatttttatggtAGGAGACATTAGGACCATCTATATAATTGAAAGTGTAAAATGAATCTAAGAGAACCTAAATTAATCCAATAGATATAtctcaaaaatcaaaatttaaatattaacattCGGACTGGTGATTGGTGAACTAGTACAAGTCTTAGTTGTCTGAACCTCTTGAGAGTAACAATTGATTCCTCAAttctaaaatttcttattatgaCAAAAGAGACCAAATCTGGGACTTGGAATGACATATCTAATTGAGTGACGTGATTAAATTAATCATGTGATGATGGAAGAAGAGGCTTACCATGATAAAGCACTTGATGATAGCAACAAGTAATTATGATGAAAAGGTCAAATCTATAGTACCACTAGCTTCCCAGATGCTCTCGACACTCAGATACAATGTACCTATGCTCAACAAAACGCATCATAAGCTTATCTACCTCCTATGTTTTTCCTTCTAACACTAGTCCTTTTGTCACCTTCTCACACAACTTCAAGTTAGGAATCAGATTCCAGTTGAACATACGAAAGGCCACTTTATATGCTGACAAAGGAATTCCATTGTTCAAATACGCCTCCATAACTATGTGACATGTTTTAGCATCAATTTTTGAAGTTGTTCTCAATGCATTACCTAAGAGTTTATCAGCCTCCTCAAGATTTCCAAAACTACAAAGCTTTTCAATAACTTGATTAAGTGCCTTAAAAGCATTTTTCTCTAATAATTTCAACAAATCTTTCCCCCTACCCATCTTCCATTCTACCTTTCTTTCCCAATGCATCAATCAATGTAGTAAACGTGATTGCATCAGGATGTTTGTTGCTCAGATACATATCATCAAGCAATGAGAGAGCAACAACCAAATCATTCTTCTGACAAAACCCATGAATTATAGTTGTAAAATTCACTACATTAACAGCACATCCCTTGTTCAGACACTCATCCATGAACTTTTTAGCCTTATGCATTTTCCCCTCTTGACAGAGAGGCTGAATTAGCAAGTTAATAACAACTGGGATTGGAAGAAACCCCTTTCTAATCATCTTGATCCCTTGCTAAATCACAGGCCTCAGTTAATATCAACTAGGGATTCATGAGTTTTGACAACAGGTAAGAGTACATCATTTCATGGGAATTCCTTACCTAACTTATTACATGTCGGCAAAAGCAAGGTGGCCAAACCCATTCATTAGCTCTACTGGTTACTGCATGCAATCTTTTCCTACTGCTAAGTGAAGGGAGTTTACCTGAAATGAAATTGGTTAAAAGAATGTAGAAGATATTAGAAGATGAGTAAGGAAGAAATAAAATTGATGAGATTTACACAATAGTACGGGTGGGCTTTGAGCTACCTCCTCAAGGAGATGACTTTTTGCTACCTTGTTGAAGCCTCAGATCTAGCTCTATCTCCACATCGATGATATCATGCAATATAGGGGAGGGAATAAATTTAGAAGAGATGCAGTTTACATGAAGCCTCGTTGGAAGGGAGATTCGTGTCTTTTGGGGAACTGAAAGGGCAGACGCTGACCATGGGAGATGCTGGACTCGTGGACGCAAACTCTTTGGTCGGTGGAAAATTATTGAAGCCCCAATTGATCAACCCTAATTTCCTCAGCCCTAATTTGCACAACCCACTGGTTTAACATCTGGCCGTGTAGTCGATTTTCTGTTGGTTTGCACTGAAAAGCCAAAACAAATGAGATTGGGAGGAAAGACTCTATCTCCACGCGGAAAAGGGTTATGATCGAATAGGAGAGATGTGTTCACAAAATGATTTCATCCCGAAAAACTTTACTCTTTACAGTCAATGAATATTTAAAGGCAATTTTATTGTGGCTACTAACTTTCATTGTAAAAGGAGAATTTCACCACGAAAACACTGACATGGCTGGCCATGTCTATGcaacatctcatttcattttccacAAAAAAACTTGGTTTGATAACACAAGAAATTCTCACTATGGTTTGTCGTGGCAAAAGAACTCATGGCAAAAGGCCTATTATGTTTTAGTAAGGGTGTGTTTACAACATGATCGCTTTCTAGCATGAGATcgttcttaaaaaataaatttgcttTATTGCAAAGTGTTTGAGTGCTTATGATGTAGTTTGAATTATAGGATGGGCAAATAGTACATTGAGTTTATTCTAACGTAGTTTTCCATGTTAATTCATTTTTGTGCGCAAGTACATAATTCATTTATTCTCTAAAATTGTAGTTGCAATATTTACTAAATATAATAGGTGCTcttgtaataatgaaaaaatataaagacaTAATGCATTAAATATTCTATCTCACCTGTGTGTTCAAAAATATCAATAGTTGTACAATTCAATATTTCTTTTGCTATCAGTCCGAAGATAACAACCATTATACATCCAATATCTTCCTCTACTTTTAGATAGACTCGATAGCTAAacttaattagaatattagtaattaCGTAATTTTAACAATTACTATGTTATATTTATCATGTAAGGAATggtcatttaaaataatgagataaaatgatttattgTGGCTAGAAGATGCTCATATTTTTACAATTCTAGCACACAAATTTTTCGTTATAATCATATCTGGTTGCCTTAATACAATTTGCACCAGACATATAGTGGAACTTCAAGGTAAATGATTGACGATCTGTTCCTCAATTTCATGAACAGTAAACTTCATCCacttttatttccatttttatCCCTCCATTTTATTCACATATACACTTTTGCCCTCATTTTTGTTACATTATTCACATAACTGATGTTTGTAATTGGAAATACATTATTTTCCAAAAAGACCTTTGTTTTCCCAGCTATTTCCCACATTTTTATTCTGATTTTTTCCTTGCTTGTATTcctaaattctatttttttttttcttgttttgccaACTACTGTTTTGGTCCTTTTATAgttatgttgctttttttccttcttctgctAGTcgttgtttttggtttttttgcccctgcttttatatttatttttccgtTATACctatactttttttatattctatttttttttatggttttacaTCTCTATTTTACTTTTTTGCTGCTTTGCAGTGTTTTTGTTTGACACATTTTTATTCCGATTTTACTGTTGCTTCTATTCCAAATTTCcgtttctattgatttttttcttttttagccatgtatttttttttttttttggtctttttacATTTGTAGGCATTGTCTTCTTTACTCATTTCTTTCCAATTTTATCCTTAATTTTACAACGGAAATGAAACCAACTAAACTTTTTTTACGATTATTGTCTTTTTACACTCTCACCGACTGACCGCTCACTTTTTCGTCTTCCAGTGTCTTCTACTCACAGCAATCCACCTCCTAATCCCCTTACTTTTCCTATAAATACCCCAGCTGCTCAaccaagaataataaaaaaaaaaaaaccctcataAGGActttttagagaaaaaattgGTGCTCTTGAGCTTCGCATCGTCACCAGGAGTGACTCTAGGTTGGCTACGAAGTAATGTCATGCTCTGGCTCTGGATTGGCTACAGTAGGAGTGTGATTAttttcatgcattttaattaaataattattttatttattagtaatattggttctcttgttttaaatttaaagtgattttcgttgtattattttatgatttctaagtcatgaaatttattttattgtgctttttttgttattaattattggttattatttaaattgctctccaccttaaattattttattgttgggttttattgttgtattttattaatttttagttgtagtgttttaTTTGTctgttatctatttttattatgtctttttattttattggacctTCTTTTTGGTTTGGGCTTGTTTTTAGtgtgttttatttcatttttgggCCCAGCCCATTCAGTTAGTAGAGCCCAACCCCTTTTCTCCCCAAAATGGAGCTGTTTTGCGCTAGCCCCAGCCTTTAGggctttgtttcctttttctttgccTATGCCGAACAACTCTATCTTCATTGTGTTTCGGCTTCTTTATCTGAAAATCTTTGTTATGctgtaggcttcatctctttTCCTCTACATCTTGTGTTGCCAttacttctcttcttcttcttttcggtttctttctttttcttctgcaAATGCTTGTTGCCGCACAGctccattcttcttcttcttcatctagtatagtttttctttctctatctctttgattttcttgttttatttttcatctagtTTTTCTCCATTTGCAGGTTTGATGTGAGCCTCCATGCTCGGCTATTAATTCCGAATCCAAGCTTGTGAAACTCCCTTTgtatttccattttttcttaTCCAAATCCGTGTGCCTTGAGTTcagttttgctttgttttttagcTCCTAAACTGTGAGCTTCATTTTGGTTTGCTTGGTTGTGTTCTCTCACCAAATATGTGTACCCATCATGCGCCGTCGCCCATAGTTGAGTGCCATCACAAGTGGTCCCCAACCCTCCACCAAGAGAAGGTTGttggctgagagagagagagagagagagagagagagagagagagagagagagagagagagagagagagattttcgtAAAAGCAAAAGGAACTTGACAAAAATGTACACAAAGCAGAGGtaaaatggagagaaaaagtGTTAGACGAAAATACTGTTCTTCCCTCATTCGCGTTTATATATCTAGTagatatatatactagtaagaTGTTATGTGCTGAGACATATATGGCCAGTTGATATGCGTAGTGCTGTGGAAGGTggccaaacaaaacaaaataacaaaataattaagCGATTACTTCACTTTATGGAAAAACTTTGGcaccatgtgcattgcaaaatggaaattttttagAAGATGTCGATCAATGTAAATGACATCAGTCTCCTTGTAATTGGAGAATGCTACTTAAGTATTTGTCAATGCGACCAATGATCAAAATATTGTCCGATGCAGTACTTCTGTCTAGTTTCATCTTCTTGGATCCTCTTAACGCATGCTTGTAACAAGATATCGATTATAACTAT
This is a stretch of genomic DNA from Carya illinoinensis cultivar Pawnee chromosome 3, C.illinoinensisPawnee_v1, whole genome shotgun sequence. It encodes these proteins:
- the LOC122304887 gene encoding pentatricopeptide repeat-containing protein At1g05670, mitochondrial-like, which gives rise to MHKAKKFMDECLNKGCAVNVVNFTTIIHGFCQKNDLVVALSLLDDMYLSNKHPDAITFTTLIDALGKKGRMEDGFGNLEEADKLLGNALRTTSKIDAKTCHIVMEAYLNNGIPLSAYKVAFRMFNWNLIPNLKLCEKGLIQTILNGYSIEKMIRSYTTFSEDEGDDALDVNEYIDDVDDLLDYIRMGSFMDN